One window of the Lachancea thermotolerans CBS 6340 chromosome A complete sequence genome contains the following:
- the IRC5 gene encoding putative ATPase (similar to uniprot|P43610 Saccharomyces cerevisiae YFR038W Hypothetical ORF), with translation MVKTRNASRRSQRVDYKEKQESNLEPDTLVSSESSDDEEKGDAPIWLSENNELGVQDVDLSSGDEEDDTELNNLIQEQESKRQEAQLKKDEEEKSEEEFDDTTVSMKLNRLQEFVKQSQVYSRIIADTLLTRSQERQTEKEAKEPPRKRTKVTDFFRKSKKEPVADSEEPEPVLHQQPSMLKNCQLKPYQLEGVNWLITLYENGLNGILADEMGLGKTLQSIALLAFITEMDTGGPFLIAAPLSTLDTWVNEFSRFAPDIKVLKYYSSQGQRQRQQLLKDFFRKTKNEGVIVTSYEVIIRDIEQILSYQWKFLIVDEGHRIKNINCKLIRELKRINTLNRLLITGTALQNNLSELWSLLNFIMPDIFADFEIFHKWFDFSDLELKSSSQGLNRLINDELEKNLISNLHTILKPFLLRRLKKVVLAKSLPPKREYIVNCPLTPIQRKFYKAALGGKLKQAIFKQAIKNFFTLNQDQIGCVSNKSIREFLEWRLKHGREEPETKVLRQMNELYNQHIHRALLHKRLQNPMIQLRQVVDSTLLFFFPFLDPEHLTLEFLLQTSGKLQILQQLVPPLVAKKHKVLIFTQFVSMLDLIEDWCELNEIRVCRIDGSMDNEARQEHIERFNDGHDSYDAFLISTRAGGLGINLTAADTVVLFDSDWNPQVDLQAMDRTHRIGQTKPVIVYRLCCDNTVEHVILTRAASKRKLEKMVIQLGNFGTLKRLAGNESSFISQGHTPANSNKELMHELSQLLMSDESSISGFPRSGNPELTTDELAELFDRSEKAFRIENAKKEWPHIRLFESTTAAK, from the coding sequence ATGGTGAAGACACGGAATGCAAGCCGTAGGAGTCAACGGGTAGACTATAAAGAAAAACAGGAATCTAACCTCGAGCCCGACACACTTGTCTCCAGCGAATCTAGCGACGATGAGGAGAAAGGCGATGCGCCTATATGGTTAAGTGAAAATAATGAACTCGGGGTCCAAGACGTTGATCTAAGTTCTGgggacgaagaagatgacaCAGAGTTAAATAACTTGATCCAAGAGCAGGAGTCGAaacgccaagaagcacaattgaagaaggatgaagaggaaaaatCAGAGGAAGAATTCGACGATACCACTGTCTCTATGAAACTCAACAGGCTGCAGGAGTTCGTAAAGCAGAGTCAGGTTTATTCAAGAATTATCGCAGATACTTTGCTCACACGGTCGCAGGAAAGGCAGACGGAGAAAGAGGCGAAAGAGCCTCCCAGAAAGCGCACAAAAGTCACTgactttttcagaaagagcaagaaggagCCGGTCGCGGACAGTGAAGAACCGGAACCAGTGTTGCACCAACAACCTTCAATGCTAAAGAACTGTCAGTTAAAACCCTACCAGCTCGAGGGCGTCAACTGGCTCATAACGCTTTATGAGAATGGGCTGAATGGAATTCTAGCAGATGAGATGGGGCTGGGCAAAACGTTGCAGAGCATAGCTCTCCTTGCCTTTATTACGGAAATGGATACCGGTGGACCGTTCCTTATCGCAGCTCCATTGAGCACACTTGATACGTGGGTTAATGAGTTTTCTAGATTCGCGCCTGATAttaaagttttgaagtattATAGTTCTCAGGGCCAGCGTCAGCGCCAGCAACTTCTGAAGGACTTTTTCCGGAAAACCAAAAATGAGGGCGTAATTGTAACCTCTTATGAGGTGATCATTCGGGACATAGAGCAAATTCTATCATACCAATGGAAATTCTTGATTGTGGATGAAGGTCATCGTATCAAGAATATCAATTGCAAGTTGATACGAGAACTAAAACGTATCAATACATTAAATCGACTCTTGATCACCGGCACAGCTTTACAGAATAACTTAAGTGAGCTCTGGTCACTTCTCAACTTTATAATGCCTGACATTTTTGCGGACTTCGAAATATTCCACAAATGGTTTGATTTTAGCGATCTGgaattgaaaagctcatcCCAAGGACTCAATAGACTTATAAACGATGAACTCGAGAAGAACCTCATCTCTAATTTGCACaccattttgaagccatttttgttgagaagactgaagaaagttgTGCTTGCCAAGAGTCTTCCACCGAAGCGAGAGTACATTGTTAACTGTCCGTTGACTCCGATTCAGAGGAAGTTTTACAAAGCTGCACTGGGCGGGAAGTTAAAACAGGCAATCTTCAAGCAGGCaataaagaacttttttACCTTGAACCAGGACCAGATAGGCTGTGTTAGTAACAAGTCCATTCGGGAATTTTTAGAATGGAGGCTAAAACATGGTCGGGAGGAGCCCGAGACCAAGGTACTACGACAGATGAATGAGCTCTACAATCAGCATATCCACCGCGCACTTCTGCACAAGAGGCTTCAAAACCCCATGATACAACTTCGGCAGGTGGTGGACTCTACActgcttttcttctttccaTTCCTAGACCCTGAACATCTGACCCTTGAATTCTTGCTTCAGACCTCGGGCAAGCTGCAAATTCTTCAGCAACTGGTACCTCCCTTGGTCGCGAAGAAACACAAAGTCCTGATCTTCACCCAGTTTGTAAGTATGCTGGACCTAATTGAGGATTGGTGCGAACTGAATGAAATCAGGGTATGTCGCATTGATGGTTCAATGGACAACGAAGCGCGGCAGGAACATATAGAGCGTTTCAACGACGGACACGATTCTTACGATGCGTTTCTCATATCCACCCGCGCGGGCGGGCTCGGTATCAACTTGACTGCTGCCGACACGGTGGTACTTTTCGATAGCGACTGGAACCCACAAGTGGACCTGCAGGCCATGGACCGCACGCATCGTATCGGACAGACCAAGCCCGTGATTGTGTACCGCCTATGCTGCGACAACACAGTGGAGCATGTCATCCTAacaagagcagcaagtAAGCGCAAGCTCGAGAAAATGGTAATTCAACTTGGCAATTTTGGTACCCTCAAACGTCTTGCTGGCAACGAGAGTTCGTTCATCAGCCAAGGCCATACTCCTGCAAACTCGAACAAAGAGCTTATGCACGAACTCTCGCAGCTTCTGATGAGTGATGAGTCAAGTATAAGTGGGTTTCCCAGGAGCGGAAACCCAGAGCTAACTACAGATGAACTAGCCGAGTTGTTCGACCGTtctgaaaaagctttccgGATTGAAAACGCAAAAAAAGAGTGGCCACACATACGGCTGTTCGAGAGCACTACAGCCGCAAAATAG
- the BCY1 gene encoding cAMP-dependent protein kinase regulatory subunit BCY1 (similar to uniprot|P07278 YIL033C Saccharomyces cerevisiae BCY1 Regulatory subunit of the cyclic AMP-dependent protein kinase (PKA)), with translation MPLSSNQMEELNLFQRKVHEDQPKDLLQFAANYFNRRLEQQRFFARNQESLALSKGIVLFPSATRNDSVVASGSLGGRIGGLGSLGGTDDQDVLFKAPFAEQDPHAHDPHATHENSQDGDQQNDSDAGGLFKNNFRVNQSSDKDIKKPVDPMAPDHTKSPSPQPTKIPRRSTLAPQPLPLNFNAQRRTSVSAETMTPDNLDDWTPENFNEKTGEQLARLEKAIGRNFLFNKLDSESKRLVINSLEEKTVKQSQEIIKQGDEGDYFYIVEKGTVDFYVGNEKVNTSGPGSSFGELALMYNSPRAATVVANTDCVLWALDRLTFRRILLGGSFKKRILYDEFLKSMPVLQSLSTYDRAKLADALDTELYHPGQVIIREGDNGENFYFIEYGEAEVSKEGQGIIAHLKQGDYFGEVALLNDLPRQATVKAIKKTKVATLGKSGFQRLLGPAVEVLKLNDPTRVDH, from the coding sequence ATGCCATTGTCATCGAACCAAATGGAGGAGCTTAATTTGTTCCAGAGGAAGGTCCACGAAGACCAGCCCAAGGACTTGCTTCAATTTGCCGCAAACTACTTCAACCGAAGATTGGAGCAGCAAAGATTCTTTGCGCGGAACCAAGAGTCGCTCGCGCTGTCGAAGGGGATCGTACTGTTTCCTTCGGCTACAAGAAATGATTCTGTGGTCGCGTCTGGCAGCCTTGGCGGGAGGATTGGCGGCCTGGGCAGTCTAGGTGGTACGGATGATCAGGACGTGCTCTTCAAGGCGCCCTTCGCCGAACAAGACCCACACGCTCACGATCCGCATGCAACGCACGAAAACTCGCAAGACGGCGACCAACAGAATGATAGTGACGCTGGCGGcctcttcaagaacaacttcaggGTGAATCAGTCCAGCGACAAGGATATCAAGAAGCCCGTAGACCCTATGGCGCCAGATCACACAAAATCACCATCTCCTCAGCCCACCAAGATACCTAGAAGATCTACTCTTGCACCACAACCTTTGCCACTGAACTTTAACGCCCAAAGGCGCACGTCTGTGAGCGCCGAAACGATGACTCCTGACAACCTGGATGACTGGACTCCTGAGAACTTCAACGAGAAGACTGGCGAACAGCTGGCTCGTCTAGAAAAGGCTATCGGTAGAAACTTCctgttcaacaagttgGATTCTGAGTCTAAGAGACTAGTAATCAACTCGCTGGAAGAAAAGACAGTTAAGCAAAGTCAAGAAATTATCAAACAAGGCGACGAGGGTGACTACTTTTATATCGTTGAGAAGGGCACCGTCGACTTTTACGTTGGGAACGAAAAAGTGAATACTTCAGGCCCCGGGTCCAGCTTTGGCGAGCTAGCGTTGATGTACAACAGCCCCAGAGCCGCTACAGTTGTAGCTAACACGGACTGTGTATTGTGGGCTCTGGATAGGCTGACTTTTAGGCGGATTCTGCTTGGaggttctttcaagaagagaataCTCTACGACGAATTCCTGAAATCAATGCCTGTACTTCAGTCACTGTCCACATACGATCGTGCCAAATTGGCAGACGCGCTAGACACAGAGCTTTATCATCCGGGGCAGGTTATTATCCGCGAAGGCGACAATGGTGAAAACTTTTACTTTATTGAATATGGTGAAGCTGAGGTCTCTAAGGAGGGCCAAGGTATTATTGCGCATTTGAAACAGGGCGACTACTTCGGAGAAGTAGCCCTACTGAACGACCTTCCTCGTCAGGCCACTGTGAAAGcaatcaagaagaccaagGTCGCCACACTTGGAAAGAGTGGGTTCCAGAGATTATTAGGGCCTGCAGTCGAAGtcctgaagctcaacgACCCTACGCGTGTGGACCACTAG
- the ERG28 gene encoding Erg28p (highly similar to uniprot|P40030 Saccharomyces cerevisiae YER044C ERG28 Endoplasmic reticulum membrane protein may facilitate protein-protein interactions between the Erg26p dehydrogenase and the Erg27p 3- ketoreductase and/or tether these enzymes to the ER also interacts with Erg6p), whose product MLSFQQVVNFTQNTLSSMPPGYLPKWLLFISVVSVLNSIQTYISGLELTRRVYERKPSETTSLSARTFGTWTFISCVIRLYGALFLYEEHIYQLVCISYLVALFHFGSELLVFRTCKLGKGFMGPLVVSTTSLLWMYNQKEFYTGKGW is encoded by the coding sequence ATGCTATCTTTCCAGCAAGTAGTCAACTTCACGCAGAACACTCTCAGTTCAATGCCACCGGGCTATTTGCCCAAGTGGCTGCTCTTCATCTCCGTTGTCTCGGTGCTTAACTCTATCCAGACCTACATTTCGGGTCTTGAACTCACCCGCAGGGTCTACGAGCGCAAGCCTTCCGAGACTACGAGTTTGAGTGCCAGAACATTCGGCACCTGGACATTCATTAGCTGTGTCATTAGACTCTACGGCGCATTGTTCCTTTACGAGGAGCACATCTACCAACTCGTGTGTATCTCCTACCTTGTTGCCCTGTTCCACTTCGGCAGTGAACTGTTAGTGTTCCGCACCTGCAAACTGGGCAAAGGGTTCATGGGCCCCCTCGTGGTGTCTACTACCTCTCTGTTGTGGATGTACAACCAAAAGGAGTTCTACACTGGTAAGGGCTGGTAA
- a CDS encoding KLTH0A03476p (similar to uniprot|Q12458 Saccharomyces cerevisiae YDR368W YPR1 2-methylbutyraldehyde reductase may be involved in isoleucine catabolism) yields the protein MSAPKPSTSVGKLNTGASIPLVGLGTYLSEDETGYKAVLHAIKVGYRHIDCAALYKNEDFVGRAIRDSGVPREELFVTTKVWNTQHREPAKALEESLSRLGLDYVDLFLMHWPQALRTERITDGNMITVPKREDEKPDVDTEWNYIKTWHLMQDLPASGKTKAVGVSNFSVKQLEKLLADPGSKVVPACNQVEVHPLLPQIPLYDFCKKKNIMLAAYSPLGSQKAPLLDDPVILEIAAKHKADPAQIIIGWDVKRGYVALPKSVTPSRIESNLQIVNLTDSELEKINEIHKKGEKRVVDPEWFDFEED from the coding sequence ATGTCCGCCCCTAAACCCTCCACCTCTGTCGGCAAGCTGAACACCGGCGCTAGCATTCCACTGGTTGGCCTTGGCACTTACCTCTCTGAAGACGAAACTGGCTACAAGGCCGTTCTCCATGCCATCAAGGTCGGCTATAGGCACATTGACTGCGCAGCGCTATACAAGAACGAGGACTTCGTTGGGCGCGCAATCCGGGACTCTGGCGTGCCTCGTGAAGAGTTGTTTGTGACCACGAAGGTCTGGAACACGCAACACCGTGAACCCGCTAAGGCGCTGGAAGAGTCCCTGTCACGCCTAGGCCTGGACTACGTGGACCTGTTTTTGATGCATTGGCCTCAAGCCCTGCGTACGGAGCGTATTACCGACGGAAACATGATCACCGTTCCTAAGAGGGAAGACGAAAAGCCCGATGTGGACACAGAGTGGAATTACATCAAGACGTGGCATCTGATGCAAGACTTGCCTGCTTCGGGCAAGACCAAGGCAGTTGGTGTCTCCAACTTTTCCGtgaagcagctggaaaagctaCTGGCTGATCCAGGCTCCAAGGTTGTCCCAGCGTGCAACCAGGTCGAAGTCCACCCGCTACTCCCACAAATACCCCTTTACGACTTctgcaagaagaagaacatcatGCTCGCTGCTTATTCCCCTCTGGGATCACAAAAAGCTCCGTTGCTCGATGACCCTGTGATTCTGGAAATTGCAGCCAAACACAAAGCAGACCCAGCGCAGATTATTATCGGATGGGACGTCAAAAGGGGCTACGTAGCTCTGCCCAAGTCTGTCACTCCATCCAGGATTGAGTCCAACCTTCAGATTGTGAACTTGACAGAcagtgaacttgaaaagatcaacGAGATTCACAAGAAGGGCGAGAAGAGAGTGGTCGACCCTGAATGGTTCGACTTTGAGGAAGATTAA
- a CDS encoding Zn(II)2Cys6 transcription factor domain-containing protein (weakly similar to uniprot|Q6B2M3 Saccharomyces cerevisiae YOR172W YRM1 Zn2-Cys6 zinc-finger transcription factor that activates genes involved in multidrug resistance paralog of Yrr1p acting on an overlapping set of target genes) has product MARDIGAASIIDNDAAVRRRRRKIIKSCTFCRQRKLKCDHKRPKCGSCLARKLPECIYLDTLNLQLTSTDLYSNKPNVALLRRIQELELELDKTYMDDASEGSEKGLSSEAGSRTSTSGISDTVLSGEPCRNEVLNFNALRVKNGRFVYYGPTSIRATISASGERFVAEYSKFWDRVKSDLADWKTAHGRFPTMEHNIITAPQTSNVLESIIPDLPCYEVVGLRINEFFDDPLHDYFRFLDKQKVLADFARCFVPGYAATPEIDGVPKQQVIMIVAPENKNFYTIGVILMILCLNHYKTGIPVSIERFIVTLEGFTMASSMFVERAQLLLLVYVFRVYNGMGGNGSSNLVSLVSLLTSAALRLGLHKDIDMMYGGQEHLVGSLYSLKNLWYWTLFADLCVAFDMGVLMSVTSAHFDDSTLPTSERGRIPLLRNFLFLGRKCMQSLLNPNTAPDLHLKAGELISFVESQFRPIRFYTNIALISQVDLFEVIILSPALAMITNFFDLMRIIDSQRDTHKEMTVYLKNKFVKCMLVATSLMVNTIIQCYKLDKERLSAAKFIQLKHLTPWLNLCVLLLNSFPIRVLTEMYALMLYKISLFEKGQRITVDKGQFSNFPSLDDLSVPRNSYLHFKDSFEAFCSTFDELWTPENTGMIQILMNSHYFVIMMALERVNRKVFQLALQSRTEVEKVHNWPKLIQNNVSDDVIKMLADEVWNNYSTGLSGLTEMPASDFLANLEMPDR; this is encoded by the coding sequence ATGGCAAGAGACATTGGAGCTGCTTCAATCATAGATAATGACGCCGCTGTTAGGCGAAGAAGGCGGAAAATAATAAAATCGTGCACCTTCTGTCGACAGCGAAAACTCAAGTGCGACCATAAAAGGCCAAAATGTGGTTCCTGTCTAGCTCGCAAACTCCCTGAGTGCATATACCTGGACACTCTCAACTTGCAACTGACCTCGACTGACCTATACAGTAATAAGCCTAATGTTGCTCTCCTTCGGCGAATACAAGAACTGGAGCTAGAGCTCGATAAGACCTATATGGATGACGCAAGTGAAGGTTCAGAAAAGGGCCTCAGTTCTGAAGCAGGCAGCCGAACTAGCACATCAGGCATAAGCGACACAGTATTGTCCGGCGAGCCCTGTAGAAATGAGGTGTTGAACTTTAATGCCTTGCGTGTCAAAAATGGGAGATTTGTTTACTACGGACCTACATCAATTCGCGCCACCATTAGTGCATCAGGGGAGCGCTTTGTTGCGGAATACAGCAAGTTTTGGGATAGGGTAAAGTCTGACTTGGCTGATTGGAAAACAGCCCATGGTCGATTTCCAACGATGGAACATAATATAATAACAGCCCCACAAACAAGCAATGTTCTAGAATCCATAATTCCCGATTTGCCTTGTTATGAGGTTGTGGGACTGAGAATCAATGAGTTTTTCGATGACCCCCTCCATGATTACTTCAGGTTTCTTGACAAGCAGAAAGTACTAGCTGATTTTGCCCGTTGTTTTGTTCCAGGCTATGCCGCGACGCCCGAAATCGACGGCGTTCCAAAGCAGCAGGTTATAATGATTGTTGCTCcggaaaacaaaaatttttacACTATAGGAGTGATTTTAATGATATTATGCCTGAACCATTATAAGACCGGCATACCTGTGTCTATTGAGCGTTTTATCGTCACTTTGGAGGGGTTTACCATGGCAAGCTCGATGTTTGTGGAAAGAGCGCAACTTTTGCTATTAGTCTACGTGTTCAGGGTTTATAACGGGATGGGCGGCAATGGAAGTTCAAACTTAGTTTCATTGGTGTCGCTTCTGACATCTGCGGCTTTGAGATTAGGCCTTCATAAAGATATCGATATGATGTATGGTGGTCAGGAGCACCTTGTGGGATCCTTGTACTCACTAAAAAACCTTTGGTACTGGACCTTGTTCGCAGATTTGTGTGTTGCTTTTGACATGGGTGTTCTAATGAGCGTGACATCCGCACACTTCGATGATTCTACTCTTCCTACAAGCGAGCGAGGTCGCATTCCacttttgagaaacttTCTCTTTTTAGGTCGTAAGTGTATGCAGTCATTGCTAAATCCCAACACTGCGCCTGATCTGCACCTAAAAGCCGGTGAACTGATTTCATTCGTTGAGTCCCAATTTCGGCCAATACGATTTTACACTAATATCGCTTTGATATCACAAGTGGAcctctttgaagttatAATATTATCACCCGCGCTCGCTATGATAACtaatttctttgacttgaTGAGGATTATCGACTCGCAAAGGGATACCCACAAGGAGATGACCGTctacttgaaaaacaagtttgtTAAATGCATGCTTGTCGCAACCTCGTTAATGGTGAATACTATAATACAGTGCTACAAGCTCGACAAAGAGCGCTTGTCAGCAGCTAAATTTATACAGCTCAAACACCTTACTCCTTGGTTAAATCTATGCGTGCTATTGCTGAACTCGTTTCCTATCCGCGTGCTAACCGAGATGTACGCACTCATGCTTTACAAGATATCTTTATTCGAAAAAGGGCAGAGAATTACGGTGGACAAAGGCCAGTTTAGCAATTTCCCATCTCTTGACGACCTTTCGGTACCGCGAAACTCGTATCTGCACTTCAAAGATTCCTTTGAAGCGTTCTGCTCGACATTTGATGAATTATGGACACCTGAAAACACCGGGATGATCCAGATACTCATGAACTCCCATTACTTTGTTATCATGATGGCATTAGAGCGCGTTAATCGCAAGGTCTTCCAGCTGGCCCTCCAAAGCCGAACCGAGGTTGAGAAAGTTCACAACTGGCCAAAGCTCATTCAGAATAACGTCTCCGACGATGTCATCAAAATGCTAGCTGACGAGGTTTGGAACAACTACAGCACTGGCTTGAGCGGACTGACAGAGATGCCAGCCAGCGATTTTTTAGCCAACCTTGAGATGCCAGATAGATGA
- the CAP2 gene encoding F-actin-capping protein subunit beta (similar to uniprot|P13517 Saccharomyces cerevisiae YIL034C CAP2 Beta subunit of the capping protein (CP) heterodimer (Cap1p and Cap2p) which binds to the barbed ends of actin filaments preventing further polymerization localized predominantly to cortical actin patches), translated as MSPYEAALDLLRRLDPTKVEQNLNQLIKLDPDLAEDLLASVDTPLKVKKDPNASQKEFLCCDYNRDIDSHRSPWSNNYVPALSAQELEESPFPSDAIRAVEVLANDSFDIYRDLYYEGGVSSVYLWDLGDDADADGAPNDFAGVVLLKKGENSRSSWDAIHVFEVLQEGSTQSQVSYRITTTIILHLNSEKKMTLAGNLTRQTERSFALPGHLSPEQSGIWHVSNLGSVIEEVESQMRNQLEVVYFEKTKDIYRELRDSSQEATTQNRSVHEEVVKGLQGM; from the coding sequence ATGTCACCTTACGAGGCTGCCCTGGATTTGCTCAGACGTCTCGATCCTACGAAGGTGGAGCAAAATCTCAATCAATTGATAAAGTTGGACCCCGATCTGGCGGAAGATTTACTAGCGTCCGTGGACACCCCGTTGAAAGTAAAAAAAGACCCAAACGCgtctcaaaaagaattCCTATGCTGCGACTACAACCGTGACATAGACTCCCACAGATCCCCATGGTCAAACAACTACGTTCCCGCACTGTCGGCGCAGGAACTCGAGGAATCGCCATTTCCATCAGACGCTATTAGGGCTGTGGAGGTGCTTGCAAACGACTCGTTTGATATCTATCGGGACTTATACTACGAAGGTGGTGTCTCTTCAGTGTACTTGTGGGATTTGGGCGATGATGCAGATGCTGATGGGGCCCCTAACGACTTTGCGGGCGTGGTCTTGCTTAAAAAGGGTGAGAACAGTCGTAGTTCGTGGGACGCTATCCacgtttttgaagtgctACAGGAGGGAAGTACACAAAGCCAGGTCAGCTACAGGATTACCACGACCATTATCCTTCACCTAAACTCggaaaagaagatgacTCTCGCTGGCAATCTTACAAGGCAGACGGAGCGGTCGTTTGCGCTCCCAGGCCATCTCTCTCCCGAGCAATCGGGCATCTGGCACGTCTCAAATCTGGGCTCTGTTATCGAGGAGGTCGAATCCCAGATGCGGAACCAGCTCGAGGTAGTTTATTTCGAAAAGACCAAGGACATTTACCGCGAGCTAAGAGATTCCAGCCAAGAGGCCACTACGCAGAACCGGTCTGTCCATGAAGAGGTGGTCAAGGGTCTACAAGGCATGTAA
- the CKA1 gene encoding casein kinase 2 catalytic subunit CKA1 (highly similar to uniprot|P15790 Saccharomyces cerevisiae YIL035C CKA1 alpha subunit of protein kinase CK2), with protein MKCRTWSEARVYTTANVRRGQAYWDYENTVIDWVPNNGTYEIETKVGRGKYSEVFQGVQLSTKSKIVIKMLKPVKKKKIKREISILTNLSNETNPPTAQPFNKDAYYENKKEEVLQFTRSEVYELAHDGHKNIIQLLDVVKDQVSRTPALIFEHVDNVDFRTLYPTFTDLDVRFYMFELLKALDYCHSMGIMHRDVKPHNVMIDHKRKKLRLIDWGLAEFYHPNMEYNVRVASRFFKGPELLVDYRMYDYSLDLWSFGTMLASMIFKKEPFFHGTSNTDQLVKIVRILGSDDFENYLNKYQITLPQEFHDIDQYIRRPWHRFVNDSNKHLSGNGDIIDLIDNLLRYDHQERLTAREAMQHSWFAPIRRGEYNGEPDAK; from the coding sequence ATGAAGTGCCGGACTTGGAGTGAAGCGAGGGTCTACACGACGGCTAATGTCAGGCGTGGCCAGGCTTATTGGGATTATGAAAACACGGTAATAGATTGGGTCCCCAATAACGGAACCTATGAGATTGAAACTAAAGTTGGGCGGGGAAAATACTCAGAAGTATTTCAGGGCGTGCAGTTGTCAACTAAATCAAAAATTGTGATTAAAATGCTGAAGCCcgtgaaaaaaaaaaagatcaagcGTGAAATTAGCATTCTCACGAACTTGTCCAACGAGACCAACCCCCCTACTGCACAGCCTTTTAATAAGGATGCTTACTACGAAAATAAGAAGGAAGAGGTGCTGCAATTTACCAGGTCAGAAGTTTACGAGCTTGCCCACGACGGCCACAAAAATATCATTCAGCTATTGGATGTAGTCAAGGATCAAGTCTCTAGAACTCCCGCCCTTATATTCGAGCACGTCGACAACGTCGACTTCCGTACTCTTTATCCAACTTTTACTGATCTTGACGTCCGCTTCTACATGTTCGAGCTACTTAAGGCTCTTGACTACTGTCACTCAATGGGTATCATGCATAGGGACGTTAAACCCCACAACGTCATGATTGACCATAAGCGGAAGAAACTGAGACTTATAGACTGGGGTCTCGCTGAGTTCTATCACCCCAACATGGAATATAACGTGCGCGTCGCTTCCAGGTTTTTTAAGGGGCCcgagcttcttgtcgaTTACAGAATGTATGACTACTCTCTGGATTTGTGGTCCTTTGGTACTATGCTAGCTTCAATGATTTTTAAAAAAGAGCCCTTTTTCCACGGGACTAGCAACACAGATCAGTTAGTCAAAATTGTTCGCATCCTTGGAAGTGATGACTTTGAGAACTATCTCAACAAATATCAGATTACTTTGCCCCAGGAGTTTCACGACATAGATCAATACATCAGAAGACCTTGGCACAGATTCGTTAATGACTCAAATAAGCACCTATCAGGAAATGGCGACATTATAGACTTGATTGATAATTTGCTGCGTTACGATCACCAAGAGAGGCTAACAGCCAGAGAAGCCATGCAACACTCATGGTTCGCACCAATTAGAAGAGGTGAATACAATGGTGAGCCCGACGCTAAATAG